The uncultured Methanomethylovorans sp. genome contains a region encoding:
- a CDS encoding N-acetyltransferase: MNISIRLEEENDFKNVEYMTREAFWDLYKPGCDEHLIVHKIRKVPAFVKELDFIAYEKDRIVGNIIYSRAKVVNEENKEFEVLCMGPFAVLPSDQKKGIGSLLLKHSIEKARQLGYKAIIIFGNPDYYQRFGFRNAEKYKIQTSWGENLDAFMALELYNGSLIGISGKFYEDEVFKTEKEELEDFERNFPYKEKHVTDTQLW, translated from the coding sequence ATGAATATTTCGATCAGGCTGGAAGAAGAAAATGACTTTAAAAATGTAGAATATATGACAAGAGAAGCATTCTGGGATCTATACAAACCTGGATGCGATGAACATCTGATTGTACACAAAATAAGAAAAGTACCTGCATTTGTAAAAGAACTTGATTTTATTGCATATGAAAAGGATAGAATTGTCGGCAATATAATCTATTCAAGAGCTAAGGTAGTTAATGAGGAAAATAAGGAATTTGAAGTTTTGTGTATGGGCCCATTTGCAGTATTGCCATCAGATCAGAAAAAAGGAATTGGTTCTTTACTTCTGAAGCATTCTATTGAAAAGGCAAGACAGTTGGGATATAAAGCTATAATTATTTTTGGAAACCCTGACTATTATCAACGCTTTGGTTTTAGAAATGCTGAAAAATATAAAATTCAAACATCTTGGGGTGAAAATTTAGATGCATTTATGGCATTAGAACTCTACAATGGTAGCTTGATAGGTATTTCTGGAAAATTTTATGAGGATGAAGTTTTTAAAACTGAAAAAGAGGAGCTTGAGGATTTTGAACGGAACTTCCCTTACAAAGAGAAGCATGTTACAGATACTCAATTATGGTAG
- a CDS encoding DUF4405 domain-containing protein, translating to MNRMKLNYSIDLILTVLFLIIAITGFVMLFVIPSGVPRGRYQEYLGITKATWTLIHNRSAILMTVFTGLHLVLHKQWILCATKSIFKKQDSECTID from the coding sequence ATGAACAGGATGAAACTGAATTACTCCATAGATCTCATTTTAACCGTACTATTCCTTATAATTGCAATTACAGGATTTGTTATGTTATTTGTTATACCTTCAGGCGTGCCACGGGGAAGATATCAGGAATACTTAGGAATTACAAAGGCTACATGGACCCTCATACATAACAGGTCAGCTATCTTGATGACGGTTTTTACAGGGCTACACCTTGTATTGCATAAACAATGGATATTGTGCGCTACTAAAAGTATTTTTAAAAAACAAGACAGTGAATGCACCATCGATTAA
- a CDS encoding AMP-binding protein produces MTPEKLHYLTPHEVAKHLNVETKTVHTWLQEGTMDGVKLGRLWRIPRSQLEHADDNCFTQNARLLNIKEIPRNMCDYDKAKKEWNNEVPEYFNFGYDVIDAWAKEDRNKLAMIWVNQQGEEKKYTFRDMMKLSNQAANILIKYGINKGDRVILMLHRVPEWWIFVIALIKLGAVVCPCPTLLTPSDLGYRINAGKFKMIVTDMENVPKTDEIRAECPTLKECMVIDGKRDNWISFQHELLYPAPVSHKSVSIPVLTHSTDPMLIYFTSGTTGKAKMALHNHAYPLGHRVTAELWQDLTENDLHFTFSDTGWAKCAWGKIFGQWIAGSCILVYDIRGKFEATELLPLIERYEVTTFCCPPTIYRMLILADLTKFDLTQLRHCCSAGEPLNPEVIKVWREGTGLNIYEGYGQTETCCAIASFACLDNKPGSMGKPSPGWNIELHDEYGKQVNNFEEGRIAISLDPRPVGLLVKYLNNDEENEKSFQNGFYYTGDKAYMDDDGYLWFVGRDDDVIKSSGYRIGPFEVESALLEHPAVQESAVIGSPDNIRGMIVKAFVVLNEGFQPSEKLIQELQNHVKHTTAPYKYPRSIEFMNELPKTIGGKIMRKKLREMDYKKVQSE; encoded by the coding sequence ATGACACCGGAAAAACTACACTATCTCACACCACATGAAGTGGCTAAACATCTTAACGTCGAAACAAAGACCGTTCATACATGGCTTCAGGAAGGGACCATGGATGGAGTAAAACTGGGCCGGCTCTGGAGAATTCCACGCTCTCAGCTGGAACATGCGGATGATAATTGCTTTACACAGAATGCTCGGCTATTGAACATTAAAGAGATCCCACGCAATATGTGTGACTACGACAAAGCCAAGAAGGAATGGAACAATGAGGTTCCTGAGTATTTCAATTTCGGATATGATGTCATTGATGCTTGGGCAAAGGAAGACCGTAATAAACTTGCAATGATCTGGGTAAATCAACAGGGTGAAGAGAAAAAGTACACCTTCAGGGACATGATGAAACTCTCCAACCAAGCAGCAAATATCCTTATCAAATACGGGATAAACAAAGGAGATAGAGTCATTCTAATGCTTCACCGTGTACCAGAATGGTGGATATTTGTAATTGCACTGATAAAACTTGGTGCTGTCGTATGCCCATGTCCTACCCTTCTGACTCCAAGTGATCTTGGGTACAGGATTAACGCAGGCAAATTTAAAATGATAGTTACTGATATGGAGAATGTACCAAAGACAGATGAGATACGGGCGGAGTGCCCCACTCTTAAAGAATGCATGGTAATTGACGGGAAAAGAGATAATTGGATAAGTTTCCAGCATGAGTTATTATATCCTGCACCTGTATCACATAAATCAGTATCAATTCCTGTACTTACTCATTCCACTGATCCCATGTTGATCTACTTTACCTCAGGAACTACAGGTAAAGCTAAGATGGCACTTCACAACCACGCATATCCTTTGGGACACAGGGTTACTGCGGAACTGTGGCAGGACCTGACCGAGAATGACCTGCATTTCACCTTCTCAGACACCGGATGGGCAAAATGTGCATGGGGTAAAATATTCGGGCAATGGATCGCTGGCTCATGTATTCTCGTGTATGACATCAGAGGAAAATTTGAAGCAACCGAGCTGCTTCCTCTTATAGAGAGGTACGAAGTCACAACCTTCTGCTGCCCACCCACTATTTACCGAATGCTCATACTTGCTGACCTGACCAAGTTTGACCTCACTCAGCTCCGTCATTGCTGCAGTGCAGGCGAGCCCCTGAACCCTGAAGTAATCAAAGTTTGGAGGGAGGGGACAGGCCTGAACATTTATGAAGGCTACGGGCAGACAGAAACCTGTTGTGCGATTGCGTCTTTCGCCTGCTTAGATAACAAGCCCGGTTCAATGGGAAAACCTTCTCCCGGATGGAACATTGAGTTGCATGATGAATACGGGAAACAGGTTAATAACTTTGAAGAGGGAAGAATTGCAATCTCACTTGATCCGCGACCTGTAGGCCTTCTTGTAAAATACCTTAATAACGATGAAGAAAATGAAAAATCATTCCAGAACGGATTCTATTACACCGGTGATAAAGCATACATGGATGATGACGGATACCTATGGTTCGTAGGTCGTGATGATGACGTCATCAAGAGTTCAGGATACCGGATAGGTCCCTTTGAAGTTGAAAGTGCACTTCTTGAACATCCGGCTGTGCAGGAATCTGCTGTTATTGGTTCTCCTGATAATATCAGGGGTATGATAGTCAAGGCTTTTGTAGTGCTGAACGAAGGATTCCAACCTTCGGAAAAACTGATACAGGAACTTCAGAACCATGTAAAGCACACAACAGCACCATACAAATACCCGCGTTCCATTGAATTCATGAACGAGCTGCCTAAAACCATAGGAGGCAAGATCATGAGGAAAAAACTTCGAGAGATGGACTACAAAAAGGTTCAGAGTGAATGA
- a CDS encoding DUF1699 family protein: MKIRVVSSKEEIDTLSPNEEIVHFAFRPSNTDIFSLIMKCPRVKALHIPTSYKKTISTSTTMFLKMQGIELLEGDVWGHRKEMNEYSEISPDVYNRIKQYRLDGMQEEDIADKMIRETRLSPDFISFLIKNN; this comes from the coding sequence ATGAAAATAAGAGTCGTCAGTTCTAAAGAAGAAATTGATACATTGAGTCCAAATGAAGAAATAGTTCATTTTGCATTCAGACCATCTAACACAGACATTTTTTCACTTATTATGAAATGTCCAAGAGTCAAAGCCCTCCACATTCCAACCTCTTACAAGAAAACTATATCCACCTCTACAACGATGTTCCTTAAAATGCAGGGTATTGAACTACTTGAGGGCGATGTGTGGGGCCACCGAAAGGAGATGAATGAATATTCAGAGATATCCCCGGATGTGTATAATCGCATAAAGCAGTACCGTTTAGATGGAATGCAGGAAGAAGATATCGCTGATAAGATGATAAGAGAGACCCGCTTAAGTCCAGATTTCATCTCATTCCTTATTAAGAACAACTAA
- a CDS encoding reverse transcriptase N-terminal domain-containing protein gives MNVSYSTIPSGERLTDVKYSLKWEDIDWKTVNEKVNKLQTRIAKAVRQRKWHSVKRLQYLLTNSFHARLLAVKKVTQNKGKRTAGIDGKTWTTPLSKMKAALSLSGKSYKAKPMRRIYIEKYGKKEKRPLSIPTMHDRAMQALHALALDPIAETTADRASFGFRQNRSTHDACELSFKCLSKKHSAQWVLEGDIKGCFDNINHDWLLANIPMDKSILKQFLKAGFVYNRHLNPSKAGTPQGGIISPILANMTLDGIEMQ, from the coding sequence ATGAATGTAAGTTATTCAACGATACCCTCGGGTGAGAGGCTTACAGACGTCAAATACTCACTCAAGTGGGAAGACATCGACTGGAAAACAGTCAATGAGAAGGTTAATAAGCTGCAAACCAGAATTGCAAAAGCGGTTAGACAAAGAAAGTGGCATTCAGTTAAACGACTACAATATTTACTCACAAACTCCTTCCATGCCAGGTTACTGGCAGTGAAGAAAGTGACTCAGAATAAGGGTAAAAGGACAGCAGGAATTGATGGAAAAACGTGGACAACACCTTTATCCAAAATGAAAGCTGCTCTGAGCCTATCCGGGAAGAGTTACAAAGCAAAACCAATGAGAAGAATCTACATTGAGAAATATGGGAAGAAGGAGAAACGACCACTAAGTATTCCTACAATGCACGATAGAGCAATGCAGGCGTTACATGCTCTTGCACTAGACCCAATTGCAGAAACAACAGCAGACAGAGCTTCGTTTGGCTTCCGTCAGAACAGGAGTACTCATGATGCTTGTGAACTATCGTTTAAGTGCCTGAGCAAGAAACATTCTGCTCAATGGGTGCTTGAAGGGGATATCAAAGGTTGTTTTGATAATATCAACCATGATTGGCTACTGGCCAATATCCCAATGGATAAATCAATACTTAAGCAATTTCTTAAAGCAGGGTTTGTTTATAACCGACATCTGAATCCCAGTAAAGCAGGAACTCCACAAGGAGGTATCATATCCCCGATATTGGCAAATATGACCTTAGATGGCATTGAAATGCAATAG
- a CDS encoding group II intron maturase-specific domain-containing protein yields the protein MRYADDFIVTADSEEVAKDIAELITSFLKERGLELSTEKTLVSHIDDGFDFLGWNFRKYKGKLLIKPSRKSIDKITKNINDVIKKGKAWSQESLIRKLNPIITGWAGYHQTVVSKDVFSKLDYRLWNMVWTWAKRRHPDKSHWWIANRYWHRVGSRNWVFSTGSYELKHVPDTKIIRHPGIKRDKNPYLDKEYFEWRREYLRIRRKDNYPKPRNFELTGTGSNVVSYYIY from the coding sequence GTGAGATATGCAGACGATTTCATCGTCACCGCAGATTCAGAAGAAGTAGCTAAAGACATTGCAGAATTGATTACATCATTCCTGAAGGAGAGGGGTCTGGAACTATCAACAGAGAAGACTCTTGTGTCCCATATAGATGATGGATTTGACTTCTTGGGCTGGAATTTCCGAAAATATAAAGGAAAACTTCTAATCAAGCCTTCCAGGAAATCCATTGATAAAATCACTAAGAATATTAATGATGTAATTAAGAAAGGTAAGGCCTGGTCACAGGAATCTCTCATCCGAAAGCTTAATCCAATTATCACCGGATGGGCTGGATATCACCAAACAGTTGTTTCTAAGGACGTATTCTCCAAACTTGATTACAGGTTGTGGAATATGGTCTGGACATGGGCTAAAAGGAGACATCCTGATAAATCCCATTGGTGGATTGCCAATAGATATTGGCATAGGGTTGGATCAAGGAATTGGGTATTTTCTACTGGAAGTTATGAACTCAAGCACGTCCCGGATACGAAGATTATCAGACATCCCGGTATAAAACGGGACAAGAACCCTTATCTAGATAAGGAATACTTCGAATGGCGAAGGGAGTATCTAAGAATTCGGAGAAAGGATAACTACCCCAAACCTAGGAATTTTGAGTTGACTGGAACAGGAAGTAATGTTGTTAGTTACTATATATACTAA
- a CDS encoding nitroreductase family protein: protein MIRTTPSAVNLQPWKVKIVNDNNLKQELAPHIPSGQTQALTCSHMLILCANIDWESHIEKTIENMKKAYASEESLKYYQMVVNAMFTRAPNSDKRIIESQKNVFLAAASAVFGAKSLGIDSCIIQGFNVDAVSKTLKLKSNLIPTLIITLGYAVDSPSPKNRLPEEDIFF from the coding sequence ATGATACGAACTACTCCATCAGCAGTTAATTTGCAGCCATGGAAAGTTAAAATTGTAAATGACAACAATCTTAAACAAGAACTTGCACCCCATATACCCAGCGGACAAACACAGGCCCTGACTTGTTCACATATGTTGATCTTATGCGCAAATATTGACTGGGAGAGCCACATAGAAAAAACTATCGAGAACATGAAAAAAGCATATGCTTCCGAAGAGAGCCTTAAGTATTACCAGATGGTTGTAAATGCAATGTTTACCCGTGCCCCAAACAGTGATAAAAGAATTATAGAATCTCAGAAAAACGTGTTTTTAGCTGCTGCTAGTGCTGTATTTGGCGCCAAGTCGTTAGGTATAGATTCATGTATAATACAGGGATTTAATGTTGATGCTGTCAGCAAAACTCTTAAACTAAAGTCAAACCTCATACCGACTTTAATAATAACTTTAGGTTATGCTGTAGATAGTCCAAGTCCTAAGAACAGGTTGCCTGAGGAAGATATATTCTTCTGA
- a CDS encoding cupin domain-containing protein, with amino-acid sequence MKGFSINIEEATLENGNFRKVLYTSKHSQLVLMSLKPLEEIGMEVHEENDQFFRFEGGKGKCIIDGNEYELSDGVAIVVPAGAQHNVINTSKTEELKLYTIYSPAHHKDGIIRATKKEAEANEAEFDGKTTE; translated from the coding sequence ATGAAAGGATTTAGTATTAATATAGAAGAAGCCACTTTGGAAAATGGTAATTTCCGTAAAGTTCTCTACACTTCAAAGCACAGCCAGTTAGTACTTATGAGCCTCAAGCCTCTGGAAGAAATTGGCATGGAAGTTCATGAGGAAAACGACCAGTTTTTCCGCTTTGAAGGTGGAAAGGGAAAGTGCATAATTGACGGCAATGAATATGAACTCAGTGATGGGGTTGCAATAGTTGTACCAGCCGGTGCACAGCACAATGTCATCAATACTTCAAAAACTGAGGAACTAAAACTCTATACTATCTATTCGCCGGCGCATCACAAGGATGGAATCATACGTGCCACAAAGAAAGAAGCTGAAGCAAATGAAGCGGAATTTGACGGCAAGACTACTGAATAA
- a CDS encoding flavodoxin family protein — MKTLVTYMSQTGNTKKIAEAIYGELKGEKEIKTISEVKNLEGYDLAFIGFPILQFDIPPVVKTFLSANTKGKKIAIFMTHAVPEGFEAIHSWTGSYKQAAVGADIVDSFDCQGELAQPIIDMLLKSDDPQMKAFAEMGPLTKGQPDESRIQKAKEFATKVQAKV; from the coding sequence ATGAAAACGCTTGTTACATACATGAGTCAGACAGGAAACACAAAGAAGATAGCTGAAGCCATTTATGGTGAACTGAAAGGAGAAAAAGAGATCAAAACCATATCAGAGGTTAAAAACCTTGAAGGATATGATCTTGCATTCATAGGATTCCCTATACTGCAGTTCGATATTCCACCAGTGGTTAAGACTTTTTTATCAGCTAATACTAAAGGCAAAAAAATTGCAATATTCATGACACATGCTGTTCCTGAAGGATTTGAAGCCATACATTCATGGACCGGTTCTTACAAGCAGGCTGCAGTTGGTGCGGATATTGTAGATTCATTTGATTGTCAGGGAGAACTTGCCCAACCTATTATTGACATGCTGTTAAAGTCTGACGATCCGCAGATGAAAGCATTTGCTGAGATGGGGCCATTAACAAAAGGACAGCCTGATGAATCAAGGATACAAAAAGCAAAAGAATTTGCAACGAAAGTACAGGCCAAAGTTTGA
- a CDS encoding cation diffusion facilitator family transporter produces the protein MDTRYSKIRDIMILILFLNLAVSVAKISYGMLTNTLSMQSDGYHSLFDGVSNIVGLVGIQVASKPPDAEHPYGHRKFETLASVFIAVLLISVAFKIVSSAFSRFGSNDVPEVTIISFLIMISTMVVNYFVTTYEYRSGKKLQSEVLIADSMHTKSDIYVSLSVIIGLIAIKAGFPIIDPLISVVIAGVIIHAGYSIIKQSASVLCDQSQLDPEEICKVAYSIEGVLECTTIRTRGVAGNIFMDMIIGVRHDISITESHAISHLVEAKLKEHFDGVQDIVIHIEPVSIESAP, from the coding sequence ATGGATACACGCTACAGTAAAATCCGAGATATAATGATTCTTATTCTGTTTCTTAATCTGGCAGTTTCGGTTGCTAAGATCAGTTATGGTATGCTGACAAATACTTTAAGCATGCAATCCGATGGTTACCATTCTTTGTTTGATGGTGTTTCCAATATAGTAGGTTTAGTTGGTATTCAGGTAGCCTCCAAACCTCCAGATGCAGAACATCCATATGGACACCGCAAGTTCGAAACGTTGGCATCAGTATTCATCGCAGTACTTCTCATATCAGTAGCTTTTAAAATTGTGAGTTCTGCTTTTTCCAGGTTTGGAAGTAACGATGTGCCTGAAGTGACTATTATCAGCTTCTTGATAATGATAAGCACAATGGTAGTGAATTATTTTGTCACAACCTATGAATATAGAAGCGGCAAGAAACTTCAAAGTGAAGTGCTTATTGCAGATTCCATGCACACTAAAAGCGATATCTATGTTTCACTTTCTGTTATCATTGGGCTCATTGCCATCAAGGCAGGATTTCCGATAATTGATCCTTTGATTTCTGTTGTAATTGCAGGAGTAATCATACATGCAGGTTATTCTATCATCAAGCAAAGCGCTTCTGTCCTATGTGACCAATCACAACTTGACCCGGAGGAGATATGTAAGGTCGCATATTCCATCGAAGGAGTTTTGGAATGTACTACTATACGGACAAGAGGTGTGGCAGGTAATATATTTATGGATATGATAATAGGAGTACGTCATGATATCTCCATTACTGAATCACATGCAATTTCCCATTTAGTTGAAGCTAAATTAAAAGAACATTTTGATGGAGTCCAGGATATAGTCATACATATAGAGCCTGTTTCAATTGAGTCGGCACCTTAA
- the fen gene encoding flap endonuclease-1, with protein sequence MGTQIGSLFTKNPVTYEELSGKVIAIDAYNTIYQFLSAIRQKDGSLLTDSSGNPTSHLTGIFSRISKMREANIKPLLIFDGKPPQMKMETLEKRKECKEIAARNYEMAKQEGNIEDMKKFAQGTSRITPQILEESKKLLELMGIPCVQAESEAEAQAAFMTSQGDADLVGSQDYDSFLFGAENVVRNLGSTGKRKVPGKAAYVSKTPEHISLTGSLKQLEITREQLIDVAICIGTDFNEGIHRVGPKTALKLILKHGDINTMLREEKKDIKSCVSVEEIRDFFINPPITKDYTLKWKKPKSEALFEFLAEERGFSEKQVIKNIETLEKRAISECQSCLGEW encoded by the coding sequence ATGGGTACGCAAATAGGTTCACTCTTCACAAAAAATCCGGTCACTTATGAGGAACTATCAGGCAAAGTGATAGCTATCGATGCATATAATACCATTTATCAGTTCCTTAGTGCAATACGGCAAAAAGATGGTTCATTACTGACCGATTCTTCAGGAAATCCTACTTCTCATCTTACAGGAATCTTTTCAAGGATCAGCAAAATGAGGGAGGCAAATATCAAACCTCTTTTAATATTTGATGGCAAGCCACCGCAAATGAAAATGGAGACATTGGAAAAACGCAAGGAATGCAAAGAGATAGCAGCCCGCAATTATGAGATGGCAAAGCAAGAAGGTAACATTGAAGATATGAAGAAATTCGCTCAAGGAACTTCCCGGATAACACCACAGATTCTTGAAGAATCAAAAAAACTCCTTGAACTTATGGGTATTCCCTGCGTACAGGCCGAATCCGAGGCAGAGGCACAAGCAGCTTTCATGACCTCTCAAGGGGACGCTGACCTTGTGGGCTCACAAGACTACGATTCCTTTCTTTTTGGAGCAGAAAACGTTGTCCGCAATCTGGGTAGCACTGGAAAAAGAAAAGTCCCTGGTAAAGCAGCCTATGTTTCAAAGACCCCTGAACATATTTCCCTAACAGGCTCTCTTAAGCAACTGGAAATCACCCGTGAACAACTTATTGACGTTGCCATCTGCATCGGCACTGATTTCAATGAAGGAATACATCGTGTTGGCCCAAAGACTGCGCTTAAACTCATTTTAAAGCATGGGGATATCAACACGATGCTTAGAGAAGAAAAAAAGGATATAAAATCCTGTGTTTCCGTGGAGGAAATTAGAGATTTCTTCATAAACCCTCCGATTACAAAAGATTATACCCTGAAATGGAAAAAGCCAAAATCAGAAGCATTATTTGAATTTTTAGCTGAAGAGCGTGGTTTTTCGGAAAAGCAGGTAATAAAAAATATTGAGACCCTGGAAAAAAGAGCCATTTCTGAGTGTCAATCCTGCCTGGGAGAATGGTAA
- a CDS encoding phosphotransferase, whose protein sequence is MNHHVSTLGPGDVFRDWLVYVLGDRIKNKSCSVEVFKYKPSSHIVCRYKFKGEHYSVIAKFFAEPTGKLKKYNAYEAMVREYNNLREVQSIIKVPAPIAIHQDFNCALVTEYISGKSFSWYLSQDKNIYDKLTSIAHTMHKLHKHTRHDYYNKTRDFANFHSVLDQLKLNDSLRNQFNELLGKWWYSSILDQPKGCMIHRDATPSNYVFHNGIPYILDLESSWHNAHYARDLGIMCSELKNSFELNKGSGNLAEPYIGHFLWHYSKNESDFLKTTTILPFFMSLGFLRSARLHRHNQHYEYLIREAVECLKALR, encoded by the coding sequence TTGAACCATCATGTAAGCACATTAGGTCCGGGTGACGTTTTCAGGGATTGGCTTGTATACGTACTTGGTGACAGGATAAAGAATAAATCCTGTAGTGTAGAGGTTTTTAAATATAAGCCATCTTCGCACATTGTATGCAGATACAAGTTCAAAGGAGAACACTATAGTGTTATTGCAAAATTCTTTGCAGAACCGACGGGGAAATTGAAAAAATACAATGCTTACGAGGCAATGGTTAGGGAATACAATAACCTCCGGGAAGTTCAGTCCATTATAAAGGTGCCAGCACCTATAGCTATCCATCAGGATTTCAACTGTGCTCTTGTGACAGAGTACATTTCAGGTAAATCTTTTTCTTGGTATTTGTCTCAAGATAAGAATATCTACGATAAACTGACCTCAATTGCACACACTATGCACAAATTGCATAAGCATACCAGACACGATTATTACAACAAAACGAGGGATTTTGCTAATTTCCACAGCGTGTTGGACCAGTTAAAACTTAATGATTCTCTAAGAAATCAGTTCAATGAACTGCTTGGAAAATGGTGGTATAGTTCCATTCTTGACCAGCCGAAGGGCTGCATGATCCACAGGGATGCAACACCATCGAATTATGTGTTCCACAACGGTATTCCATATATCCTTGATCTTGAAAGTTCCTGGCATAACGCACATTATGCAAGAGATTTGGGTATTATGTGTTCTGAACTCAAGAACAGTTTCGAGCTGAACAAAGGTTCAGGTAACCTTGCAGAGCCTTATATCGGTCATTTCCTATGGCATTATAGTAAGAACGAAAGTGACTTTTTGAAAACTACAACGATTCTTCCTTTCTTCATGAGTTTGGGTTTTTTAAGGTCGGCAAGGCTTCATAGGCACAATCAGCATTATGAATATTTGATAAGGGAGGCTGTTGAATGTTTGAAAGCTCTGAGATAA
- a CDS encoding HAD family hydrolase yields MFESSEIKGMIFDLYGTLIDIRTDEHDFYTYDTVSKWLQYKGVKIDPEVLKSEYYSKIAERMAVSKEQYPEVRVEEIFADICSENAIWKSDTNYLGIETSKVFRSASLRRMRPFEESMKILKRYNAIPKCLVSNGQRVFSEKELRFLGMYKYFDHVIFSSDVRYKKPDHRIFKIALDRLNLKPGEVLSIGDTVENDIVAPREMGMEAMHIYDAWLSLLK; encoded by the coding sequence ATGTTTGAAAGCTCTGAGATAAAAGGCATGATCTTTGATTTATATGGTACACTGATAGATATCCGGACAGATGAACATGACTTTTACACATATGATACTGTGAGTAAATGGTTGCAATATAAAGGTGTGAAAATAGATCCGGAGGTTTTAAAATCAGAATACTATTCAAAGATAGCAGAGAGGATGGCAGTTTCCAAAGAACAGTATCCGGAAGTGAGGGTGGAAGAAATATTTGCAGATATCTGCAGTGAAAATGCAATATGGAAAAGTGATACAAATTATCTGGGCATTGAAACTTCAAAAGTGTTCCGTTCGGCTTCATTGCGCAGGATGCGCCCATTTGAGGAAAGTATGAAGATACTCAAAAGATACAATGCTATTCCCAAATGTTTAGTTTCCAATGGTCAACGTGTGTTTTCTGAAAAGGAGTTGCGTTTTCTGGGTATGTATAAGTATTTTGATCATGTGATCTTTTCTTCAGATGTAAGGTATAAAAAACCCGATCATCGTATCTTTAAAATAGCGCTTGATCGCCTGAATCTTAAACCAGGGGAAGTTCTATCCATCGGTGATACGGTGGAAAATGATATCGTCGCGCCACGTGAAATGGGTATGGAAGCCATGCATATCTATGATGCCTGGTTATCCTTACTCAAGTAA
- a CDS encoding nitroreductase family protein — protein sequence MNVMSFDPEICTKCGICIQICPLGVISSSAEGTPYIPDKMGYVCAKCGNCEAFCPTGAISPLFDTEHSVPDDAVLLDIKPEQLGLYMRKRRSIRNYKNKVVDRATIEKMLDIVRFSPSGVNNQPVHWLIFHDPKQVQKLTRITIDWMREVVSLDVDNPMKPVMQGLIAAYDNGKDPICRGAPHVAIAHALADNPMAYTDSIIALSWFELAAPAFGLGACWAGFLKIAATSCKPLIDELGLPEGHTVQYAMMFGYPKHEPHGIPGRNTARITWK from the coding sequence ATGAATGTGATGTCATTTGATCCAGAAATATGCACCAAATGTGGCATATGTATTCAAATATGCCCTTTGGGAGTTATTTCCAGCAGTGCTGAGGGCACGCCTTATATACCTGATAAGATGGGGTATGTTTGTGCAAAATGTGGTAATTGTGAAGCATTCTGTCCTACAGGTGCAATTTCACCTCTGTTCGATACCGAACACTCTGTCCCTGATGATGCTGTACTGCTTGATATAAAGCCTGAACAGCTAGGTCTGTACATGAGAAAGCGCCGTTCTATACGCAATTATAAGAATAAAGTGGTAGACAGGGCCACGATTGAGAAAATGCTGGATATTGTACGTTTTTCTCCATCCGGTGTGAATAACCAGCCCGTCCACTGGCTCATATTCCATGATCCAAAGCAAGTGCAAAAGCTTACCAGGATTACTATTGACTGGATGCGTGAAGTTGTTTCTTTAGATGTAGATAATCCAATGAAACCAGTCATGCAAGGACTCATAGCTGCTTATGATAATGGGAAAGATCCTATCTGCCGTGGAGCTCCACATGTAGCAATAGCACATGCTCTGGCAGATAATCCTATGGCGTATACTGACAGTATTATTGCTCTTTCATGGTTTGAGCTTGCTGCCCCAGCCTTTGGACTTGGGGCTTGCTGGGCAGGTTTCCTCAAAATAGCTGCAACATCCTGCAAGCCTCTTATAGATGAGCTTGGTCTTCCCGAAGGTCATACTGTACAGTACGCAATGATGTTTGGTTATCCAAAGCATGAGCCACACGGTATTCCAGGAAGGAATACAGCCAGGATTACATGGAAATAA